The following proteins come from a genomic window of Coffea arabica cultivar ET-39 chromosome 11c, Coffea Arabica ET-39 HiFi, whole genome shotgun sequence:
- the LOC140016590 gene encoding uncharacterized protein — translation MRAVVWNCRGVGSSLTVPQLKESIKLHSPSLVFLAETKKKKSYLNTVKQKTQFDHLFVVDPVGLAGGLAVMWKKELLVKKVLFSSFTIELLIDDKEAEVEWWCVCVYASTDVRIRREQWKDIGFEGVPWTWCNNWDSEGEVKERIDRILGSRGWIRRFEKAKCIHVESEASDHCLLVLDTKPAERRWRRRFMFDRRWLRQRDVGEVVEKAWGEHQEGSRMFKVQRKIKQVRMNLLSWSRQCFCNSKKWIRQVKGEIQEVKEIKGEGYRIKLANLKRQLAEAYKKEEIYWSQKARVDWLKEGDRNTQFFHAKVSGRRWWNRIGVLKGRSGDWCKSEDETCQEISDYFQQIFTTQNPEDFAEILECVPQTITEEMNRELTRNVSEQEISKAVFSMHPHKSPGPDGMSPIFFQKFWPILKSDIVCAVDSFFHSGHLLKSVNETLISLIPKSNTASSIYEFRPISLCNVLYKIISKVLTNRFKYVLSACISSSQSAFVPGRQILDNVLIAHECIHFLKNKRVGRDGYMAIKLDMSKAYDRVEWKFLAKMMMKMGFCPKWIQWVLECVSSVTYSINFNGEKRGYIKPTRGLRQGDPLSPYLFLICAEGFSSLLQKARLQGKLTGLRIARGAPSLSHLFFADDSLVFCKANAGEARQIMRILEVYKQASGQVVNIEKSSLFFSKNIGSRLKDGIMRELMGMRLAIHSRYLGLPLPIGRSKRHAFEFIRNKTLERLHGWKERLLSQAGKEVLLKSVIMALPTYVMSCCLLPKDLCRRICSEMAKFWWGQKGNEQKLHWLSWGKLSEVKTEGGLGFRDLHEFNLALLAKQLWRIVTRPTLLVSQVIKARYFKGSSLWVMESTGTDSWCRKSLLRPREILEVGLRKRVGDGKSISIWEDRWLPNSTDGKVKSKRKEGLGISCVCELIQEGRWRKELIGQMFEEQEGKEILRIPLSVYGRKDAVYWSQSSSGEYTIKSGYRLARSLSGKRDIGGMGAESTSRRRCTSQGWSFLWGLKVKHKLKHFIWKCLQGILPVNAVINERCAKGDSVCKCCGEYPETIEHLLFFCENAMAIWKAAPVS, via the exons ATGAGAGCTGTGGTGTGGAACTGTCGAGGCGTGGGGAGTTCCTTGACAGTTCCCCAGCTTAAGGAGTCTATCAAGCTCCACTCTCCATCTTTGGTGTTTTTagcagaaacaaaaaagaaaaaaagttatttgaatactgTGAAGCAAAAGACACAATTTGATCACCTTTTTGTTGTTGATCCTGTGGGATTGGCAGGGGGCTTGGCTGTGATGTGGAAGAAGGAACTCCTGGTTAAAAAAGTGCTATTTTCAAGTTTTACCATCGAATTGCTAATAGATGATAAGGAAGCTGAGGTAGAGTGGTGGTGTGTCTGTGTGTATGCTAGTACAGATGTTAGGATTAGGAGGGAGCAGTGGAAG GATATTGGGTTTGAAGGGGTTCCCTGGACCTGGTGTAATAATTGGGACAGTGAGGGAGAGGTAAAAGAAAGGATTGATAGAATCCTGGGAAGTAGAGGCTGGATAAGGAGGTTTGAGAAGGCCAAATGTATCCATGTGGAATCTGAGGCATCTGATCACTGTTTATTGGTGTTGGATACTAAACCAGCTGAGAGGAGGTGGAGAAGGAGGTTTATGTTTGATAGGAGATGGTTGAGGCAAAGGGATGTTGGGGAGGTGGTTGAAAAGGCATGGGGAGAACACCAGGAGGGATCCAGGATGTTTAAGGTTCAAAGGAAAATCAAGCAAGTTCGTATGAATTTGCTCAGCTGGAGTAGGCAGTGTTTCTGTAACTCAAAAAAATGGATAAGGCAGGTGAAGGGGGAAATACAAGAGGTTAAAGAGATAAAGGGTGAGGGGTATAGGATCAAGTTAGCTAATCTGAAGAGGCAGTTGGCTGAGGCATATAAGAAAGAGGAGATTTACTGGAGTCAAAAGGCTCGAGTAGATTGGTTGAAGGAAGGGGACAGAAATACCCAATTCTTTCATGCGAAGGTGTCTGGTAGGAGGTGGTGGAACAGGATTGGTGTGTTGAAGGGTAGGTCTGGGGATTGGTGTAAGAGTGAAGATGAGACATGTCAGGAGATATCAGATTATTTCCAGCAAATTTTTACTACTCAGAACCCTGAGGATTTTGCTGAGATTCTTGAGTGTGTTCCACAGACCATCACTGAGGAGATGAATAGGGAGCTTACCAGGAATGTTTCAGAACAAGAAATCAGTAAAGCAGTCTTCTCGATGCATCCTCACAAGTCTCCAGGACCTGATGGTATGTCTCCaatctttttccaaaaattctggCCTATTCTTAAGTCTGATATTGTCTGTGCTGTTGACAGTTTTTTCCATTCTGGCCACCTGCTCAAATCTGTTAATGAGACGCTTATTAGTCTGATTCCTAAATCAAATACTGCTAGTTCCATTTACGAATTTAGACCTATAAGTTTGTGCAATGTCCTTtacaaaatcatttccaaaGTTCTCACTaacaggttcaaatatgtcttGAGTGCATGTATTAGTAGTTCTCAGTCTGCTTTTGTTCCTGGGAGGCAGATTTTGGATAATGTTCTGATAGCTCATGAGTGCATCCACTTTCTGAAAAATAAGAGGGTGGGCAGGGATGGTTATATGGCGATCAAATTAGATATGTCAAAAGCTTATGATAGGGTAGAGTGGAAATTTTTGGCAAAAATGATGATGAAAATGGGATTCTGTCCTAAGTGGATTCAGTGGGTGCTGGAATGTGTCTCTAGTGTTACCTACTCCATTAATTTTAATGGTGAGAAGAGGGGGTATATCAAACCAACAAGAGGGCTGAGGCAGGGGGACCCTCTTTCTCCTTATTTGTTCCTGATCTGTGCTGAGGGGTTTTCCTCTCTGCTGCAGAAAGCAAGGTTGCAGGGTAAGTTGACTGGGTTGAGGATTGCTAGAGGGGCGCCTAGCCTATCACACTTGTTTTTTGCAGACGATTCTCTGGTTTTCTGTAAGGCAAATGCTGGGGAGGCTAGGCAGATTATGAGAATTCTGGAGGTATATAAACAAGCTTCTGGTCAAGTTGTGAATATAGAGAAATCCTCTCTATTCTTTAGTAAAAATATAGGCAGTAGACTGAAGGATGGAATTATGAGGGAACTTATGGGAATGAGGCTTGCTATTCACAGCAGATATCTGGGGTTGCCTCTACCCATTGGAAGATCAAAAAGGCATGCATTCGAGTTTATTAGGAATAAAACACTGGAAAGGTTGCATGGTTGGAAGGAGAGGTTATTGAGTCAGGCAGGAAAAGAGGTTTTGCTTAAATCTGTGATCATGGCCCTTCCTACGTATGTCATGTCTTGTTGTTTGTTGCCAAAGGATTTGTGCAGAAGAATTTGCTCAGAGATGGCTAAGTTTTGGTGGGGGCAGAAAGGGAATGAACAGAAGTTACATTGGCTAAGCTGGGGAAAATTATCAGAAGTGAAAACAGAAGGAGGCCTTGGTTTCAGGGATCTCCATGAGTTTAATCTGGCTTTGTTAGCAAAACAACTATGGAGGATTGTAACCAGGCCTACTCTGTTGGTGAGTCAGGTTATCAAAGCCAGGTACTTCAAGGGGTCCTCTCTATGGGTGATGGAAAGCACTGGCACTGACTCATGGTGCCGGAAAAGCTTACTAAGGCCAAGGGAAATTTTAGAGGTTGGACTAAGGAAGAGAGTGGGGGATGGGAAATCTATCAGTATTTGGGAGGATAGATGGCTTCCTAATTCAACAGATGGGAAAGTTAAATCTAAGAGGAAGGAGGGGTTGGGTATATCCTGTGTGTGTGAGCTTATTCAGGAAGGGAGGTGGAGGAAGGAGTTGATTGGGCAGATGTTTGAGGAGCAGGAAGGGAAGGAAATACTGCGGATCCCATTGAGTGTATATGGAAGGAAGGATGCTGTATATTGGAGTCAGTCCAGCTCTGGGGAGTACACAATAAAATCTGGTTACAGGTTGGCAAGAAGTCTTAGTGGGAAGAGGGATATTGGGGGGATGGGGGCTGAATCAACCAGTAGGAGGAGGTGTACTTCACAGGGTTGGAGTTTTCTATGGGGGCTAAAAGTCAAGCATAAGCTGAAGCATTTCATCTGGAAGTGTTTACAGGGGATTTTACCTGTAAATGCTGTTATCAATGAAAGATGTGCTAAGGGGGACTCTGTCTGTAAATGTTGTGGGGAGTACCCGGAAACTATTGAACATCTACTGTTTTTCTGTGAAAATGCTATGGCAATTTGGAAGGCAGCACCTGTAAGCTGA
- the LOC140016665 gene encoding putative F-box protein At1g47790 — MDKIRAEAIQEILKKLPTKSLLRFKCVSKRWCSMIEDPVFVDAFRVRSHNRSASLLIRKNHYRKLNNGGVRKVNDFFLVDLKGNSAPLPVPSYLETLTFPYEEVDGTIIKDEPFLHFVEGLVCINNIIWNPTTRKIMDLPPRKLNQNEDTNVVAGSYFWCVSAEYFLGFDYSTREYKVLSISRTGSKINHGRKNAWDTTDDQVYAEVLTLGTNSWRNTNFSLPQDLESDFSVMTNCTINGIIYLVIHRHRYRYAPQSYCLLTFDLSNEKFQLLPIPKGFDYSDHACEVGERFALIEQLSRTIWILQDSESGKWTEEDFLWPQDWYKNLSYDDNRPVIDFDIEPIGSCPTGDILFKRLKYLGGEDDEDDEEESQPSTCVCYDMKLKSARIIPELNGVIDPRYDWDDICIKHVETIHPLK; from the coding sequence ATGGATAAAATTCGGGCAGAAGCTATTCAAGAAATACTCAAGAAACTTCCAACAAAATCGTTATTGAGGTTCAAGTGTGTTTCAAAGCGATGGTGCAGCATGATTGAAGATCCCGTTTTTGTTGATGCTTTTCGTGTTCGCTCGCACAATCGAAGCGCCAGTCTCCTTATTCGTAAGAATCATTATAGAAAGCTTAACAATGGAGGTGTACGGAAGGTAAATGACTTTTTCCTAGTGGATTTAAAAGGCAATTCTGCTCCTCTCCCGGTTCCATCTTATCTTGAAACATTAACCTTTCCTTACGAGGAGGTTGATGGCACTATTATAAAAGACGAGCCTTTTCTGCACTTTGTTGAAGGCTTAGTGTGTATTAATAACATCATATGGAACCCTACTACAAGAAAAATCATGGATCTTCCCCCACGAAAGTTGAATCAGAATGAAGACACAAATGTTGTTGCGGGCTCTTATTTTTGGTGTGTCTCAGCAGAATACTTTTTAGGGTTCGATTATTCAACCAGGGAATACAAGGTTTTGAGCATCTCTCGCACCGGGTCAAAAATAAATCACGGCCGCAAGAATGCGTGGGATACTACTGATGACCAAGTATACGCAGAAGTTTTGACTTTGGGAACAAATTCTTGGAGAAATactaatttttctcttcctCAAGATCTTGAATCTGACTTTTCTGTCATGACAAATTGCACAATCAATGGCATAATTTATTTGGTCATCCACCGGCATCGGTACCGTTATGCACCACAAAGTTACTGCTTACTGACTTTTGATCTAAGCAAtgagaaatttcagcttttacCTATTCCCAAAGGTTTTGATTATTCAGATCATGCTTGCGAGGTGGGAGAAAGATTTGCTTTGATTGAGCAACTGAGCAGAACGATTTGGATATTACAAGATTCGGAGAGTGGAAAGTGGACTGAGGAGGATTTCTTGTGGCCTCAAGATTGGTATAAAAATCTTAGTTATGACGACAATCGTCCTGTCATTGATTTTGATATAGAGCCCATTGGTTCTTGCCCAACTGGTGACATTTTGTttaaaagactaaaatacctTGGTGGGGAGGATGACGAGGATGACGAAGAAGAGTCGCAGCCAAGTACTTGTGTATGCTACGATATGAAGCTAAAAAGTGCAAGGATAATCCCGGAACTAAACGGGGTAATCGATCCAAGGTATGATTGGGATGACATCTGCATCAAGCATGTGGAAACTATACACCCGCTGAAGTAG